A single region of the Biomaibacter acetigenes genome encodes:
- a CDS encoding DUF1614 domain-containing protein, whose amino-acid sequence MPVGVILLLVIAVLIYFGLLHRVLDRMHMSDKVAFVFIGAMILGTFLPNIPLSPGLSINLGGGVVPIVVAIYLIATSDTGLEKMRAIAASIITGIVIYTAGRLLPAEPGTMFIDPMIAFSILAGIVAYIFGRSRRGAFIAGIFGVVISDIIYALGVTTRPIGTVIGGAGVFDAAIIAGVIGVALCEIVGETRERLQGGTAKADKKPRENPEMASMLVKDEENSSKEGEYSNDEGNN is encoded by the coding sequence ATGCCCGTGGGAGTTATTTTACTGCTGGTAATAGCAGTGCTTATTTATTTTGGTCTTTTGCATAGGGTTCTTGACAGGATGCATATGTCAGACAAAGTGGCTTTTGTCTTTATAGGAGCCATGATATTGGGCACATTTTTACCCAATATTCCCTTGAGTCCCGGATTATCAATAAACCTGGGAGGCGGGGTGGTGCCCATAGTTGTTGCCATATACCTGATTGCCACGTCAGATACGGGGCTGGAAAAAATGAGAGCCATTGCGGCATCGATTATTACGGGGATAGTGATATATACCGCAGGAAGACTGCTGCCCGCAGAGCCCGGGACCATGTTCATAGACCCCATGATAGCATTTTCCATCCTGGCAGGTATAGTGGCGTATATATTCGGCCGCTCCCGCCGGGGAGCTTTCATTGCGGGTATTTTTGGAGTGGTTATCAGTGATATTATATATGCCCTGGGTGTAACCACAAGGCCTATCGGCACGGTGATAGGCGGAGCGGGAGTGTTTGATGCGGCCATAATTGCCGGAGTTATAGGAGTGGCATTGTGTGAAATTGTGGGAGAAACCCGCGAGAGGCTCCAGGGTGGTACGGCCAAAGCAGACAAAAAGCCCCGGGAAAATCCGGAAATGGCCAGTATGCTGGTAAAGGATGAGGAAAATTCATCGAAAGAAGGTGAATATAGTAATGATGAAGGGAATAATTAA
- the phoU gene encoding phosphate signaling complex protein PhoU has protein sequence MISTRPSFDRELQELQQDILRMGSMVEQQIYNAVESLVKKDEKLAKKVIEDDDIVDDMEHQIEDKCVKLIARQHPLAKDLRVIFTGVKIATDLERMSDNSIDIARTTIRLLGQQYIKPLIDIPRMAYLTREMVRTALDAYINQDVEAAQRVCNSDDEIDHLYSQIFRELLVIMMEDPKTISQATQLLFVGRYLERIADHATNLGEWIIYLVTGEKKELNN, from the coding sequence ATGATTTCAACACGGCCTTCTTTTGACAGGGAACTGCAGGAACTTCAGCAGGACATACTCAGAATGGGAAGTATGGTGGAACAGCAAATTTACAATGCGGTGGAATCGCTGGTAAAAAAAGATGAAAAATTGGCTAAAAAGGTTATAGAAGATGATGATATTGTGGATGACATGGAACACCAGATAGAAGATAAGTGTGTGAAGCTCATTGCAAGACAGCACCCGCTGGCAAAAGATTTACGGGTAATTTTCACGGGGGTTAAGATCGCCACCGACCTTGAAAGAATGTCCGACAATTCCATAGACATCGCCAGGACCACCATAAGATTGCTGGGGCAGCAGTATATCAAACCTTTAATTGATATACCCCGTATGGCGTATTTGACCAGGGAAATGGTGAGGACAGCCCTGGATGCATATATTAACCAGGACGTGGAAGCAGCCCAGAGGGTCTGCAATTCCGATGATGAAATTGACCACCTTTATTCACAAATCTTCAGGGAACTTCTGGTCATAATGATGGAAGACCCAAAGACCATATCCCAGGCAACACAACTGCTTTTTGTAGGAAGATACCTGGAACGCATTGCGGACCATGCCACGAACCTGGGCGAGTGGATAATATACCTTGTCACTGGCGAAAAGAAAGAACTGAATAATTAA
- the pstB gene encoding phosphate ABC transporter ATP-binding protein PstB → MENKIYTEGLNLYYGKFQALKGIKMEVKKNKVTALIGPSGCGKSTFLRTLNRMNDLIEDARIEGKIFLDNKNIYDPDVDVVDLRKRVGMVFQKPNPFPMSIYDNVAYGPRIHGDRDKKKLDEIVEKSLRGAALWDEVKDRLRDSALGLSGGQQQRLCIARVLAVEPEVVLMDEPCSALDPISTMKIEELIEQLKENYTIVIVTHNMQQAGRISDYTAFFLTGEIIEFGLTEELFYNPKNKKTEDYITGRFG, encoded by the coding sequence ATAGAAAATAAAATTTACACTGAGGGGTTAAACCTTTATTATGGCAAATTTCAGGCTCTTAAGGGTATTAAGATGGAGGTGAAAAAGAATAAGGTCACAGCACTTATTGGACCATCTGGATGTGGAAAATCCACCTTTTTGAGAACACTGAACCGTATGAATGACCTCATAGAAGATGCACGCATAGAAGGTAAAATTTTTCTGGATAATAAAAATATTTATGACCCGGATGTGGATGTGGTTGATCTCAGAAAACGTGTTGGGATGGTGTTTCAAAAGCCAAATCCCTTTCCCATGTCCATATATGATAATGTCGCATATGGCCCTAGAATCCACGGCGACAGGGATAAGAAGAAACTGGATGAAATAGTTGAAAAAAGTCTCCGGGGGGCGGCTCTGTGGGACGAGGTGAAAGACCGTTTGCGGGATTCGGCATTGGGATTGTCAGGAGGCCAGCAGCAGAGGCTGTGCATTGCTAGAGTGCTGGCTGTAGAGCCCGAGGTTGTTTTGATGGATGAGCCGTGTTCCGCCCTGGACCCCATTTCTACCATGAAAATCGAAGAGTTGATTGAACAGCTCAAGGAAAATTACACAATTGTAATCGTTACCCATAATATGCAGCAGGCTGGTAGAATATCGGACTATACGGCTTTTTTCTTGACCGGTGAGATTATTGAATTTGGATTGACGGAAGAACTGTTTTATAATCCCAAAAATAAAAAGACAGAAGATTATATTACGGGCCGTTTCGGTTAA